The DNA sequence CGATGACCGAGCGCCTCGACGAGTTGCAGAAGCGCAAGGAGGCGGCGCTACATGCCGGGCCCGAGCGGGCCGTCCAGCGCCAGCACGACAAAGGCAAGATGCTGGCCCGGGAGCGGATCGACTACTTCCTGGACCCCGGCTCGTTCCACGAGCTGGACATGCTGGCCCGCCACCGGGCCCACGAGAGCGGGATCGAGGAACGCCCCTACACCGACGGCGTCATCACCGGGTGGGGCACTGTGGATGGCCGGAAGGTTTTTCTGTTCGCCCAGGACTTCACCGTGTTCGGTGGTGCTTTGGGTGAGGTGTTTGCCGAGAAGATCCACAAGGTCATGGACCTGGCCCTGAGCGTGGGTGCGCCCATGATTGGTCTCAACGACGGTGCCGGGGCTCGTATCCAGGAGGGCGTGGTCAGCCTCGACGGTTACGGAGGGATCTTCTGGCGCAACGTGCAGTCGTCCGGTGTCATTCCCCAGGTCAGCGTGATCCTCGGACCGTGCGCGGGCGGGGCCGTTTATAGCCCAGCCATGACCGACTTCATCTTTATGGTCCGGGAGAAGTCGCACATGTTCATCACCGGACCCGACGTGGTTAGGACGGTTACCGGCGAGGAGGTCAGCCTCGAGGAGTTGGGCGGAGCGGGCAGCCACTCCACCAAGTCGGGCGTGGCCACCTTCGTCGGCGAGGACGAGCACGAGGTCCTCGACGAGGTAAAGGCGCTGCTGGCCCAGTTGCCGTCCAACAACCTTGAGCAGGCTCCGGTGGTTCCCACCGACGACCCCCCTGATCGGGCCTGCCCGGAACTTAACGACCTCATGCCAGACAGCGCGAACCTCCCGTACGACATGCGTACCGTCATCGAGACGGTGCTCGACGACGGCGGCTTCCTCGAGTACCACGCTGCGTGGGCCGGAAACATCGTCTGCGGATTCGGGCACCTGAACGGCCGCAGCGTCGGCGTGGTGGGCAACCAGCCCATGCACTTCGCCGGGGTGCTGGACATCGAAGCTTCTGAGAAGGCGGCCCGGTTCGTCCGCACCTGCGACGCCTTCAACGTGCCCCTGATCACCTTTGTTGACGTGCCAGGGTTTCTGCCCGGCGTTGGCCAGGAGTACGGCGGCATCATTCGCCACGGGGCCAAGCTGCTCTACGCCTACTGCGAGGCCACGGTGCCCCGGATCCAGGTCATCACCCGCAAGGCCTACGGCGGGGCGTACGTGGTCATGGACTCCAAGTCGGTGGGCTCCGACCTGTCGTTGGCCTGGCCATCGGCCGAGTTGGCCGTGATGGGACCCCAGGGGGCGGTGGAGATCGTGTACCGCCGCGAGCTTCAGGACGCCGACGACCCGGCGACTCGCCGGGCCGAGCTGGTTGACGAGTACACGGAGAGGTTCGCCAACCCGTACGTGGCTGCTGAACGGGGCTATGTGGACGACGTAATCGACCCGGCCGACACGCGGGCCAAACTGGTGGCCGGCCTCGAGATGCTGGTCTCTAAACAGGACGAGACCCCCCGTCGCAAGCACGGGAACGTCCCGCTCTAGAGGCGGCGGAGGTTCCGATGGTCCGCATCGTCGCCGAGGGCGCCACCGAACAGGAGTTGGCTGCTATCGCCGCCGCCTACGAGGAACTGTGGCCGAACCCGTCCGAAGCCCGGAAGGTTCCGGAGCCGCCCACGGAATGGCGGTTCTCCGGGCGCTGGTGGCACGGCAGCGATCCCGGCCCCGACGCTCGCTGAGGCGAGCTGAGAATCTCCCTCAGGCCGGCCAGTCGGGACCGTCGGCTAGGACCAGGTCGGGCAGGCCATCCAGGTAGGCCTCCCGGTCGATCTCCACGGCACCCAGCCGGGCCAGGTGTGGGGTGCACCACTGCACATCAACTAGCCGGTCGGAACCGTTGCCCATCAGGTCGACCAGGCCAGCCAGGGCCACCTTGGAGGCATCGGACCGCCGGTGGAACATCGATTCGCCGGCGAACAGCCCGCCGATGGCTACCCCGTAGAGCCCACCGGCCAAGCCATCACCGTCCCAGCACTCCACCGAGTGGGCCCACCCCAGCCGGTGAAGCGTGGCGTAGGCGTCGGTGATCCGCTCGTCGATCCACCCGTGGTCCCGTGCCGGATCGGCGCAGGCCACCATCACCTCGGCGAACGCGGTGTCGATCCGGACCTCGTAGCGGTTCTTCGACCGGCGCAACGACCGTGAAATCCGCAGGTCCGCAGGCCGTAGTACCCCCCGGGGGTCCGGAGACCACCAGGCCATCGGCCCCCCGGCCTCTACCGGCATCGGGAACAAGCCCCTCCGGTAGGCGGCCAGGAGGGTGCCCGGGTCGACATCGGCGCCGACACCCACCACACCGTGATCGTCGGCCGTATCGGCCGGGGGAAAGGCCCAGGTGCTGGCCGGCGGCTCAACCGGTCCCGACGCGTCCACGTTTCTCGGGTTCGGTCCGCTGACCGGGGCTCAGCCAACCTCGATGGTGACCGACCGGACCACGACGTCCCGGCTGGGCCCGCCACCGTACGGCGAGGTTTCGTCCACCCGGTAGAGGCCCATCAGGGCCTCCAGGACGGCCTGCCCCGCCAGGTCGGCGTGTCCGAAGACGATGTAGGTGCCCTGGGCGTCAAGGAGGCCCACCTCGGGGCCGGTGGCGAAGAAGAACTGGGCACCCGAACTGTTGGGGCCTGCCGAACGGGCCATCACCAGGTCGCCCGGCTGGTAGGTGAAGGGGCCTATCAGCCCACCGTTGGAGAGGGGAAGAAACTGGCCGCCCTCGTCGGGAATGGTGTAGCCCGGTCCCGGATCAGACCAGTCATTGGTCTTCGGGGCTCCACCCTGGATGATTGCGATGGACGGGTCGAACCGGAACAGGAGGGTGTCGTCGTAGTAGCCGTACCGGGTGAGCACGACGAAGTTGTTCACCGTCTCCGGCGTCCGCTCGCGGTCCAGGACTACCCGGATCTCGCCTTCCGTCGTGTCGAAAACAGCCGTGTAGGTGGTCCCGTCGTCAAGGCACCAGGTCGGGCGACTGGAGAAGGACAAGCGTGGTCCGTCAGACTTGTCGACGGCCGGGCAGTCCTTGGGCGCCGGAACGGTCACAGGTGCTGGCGTGTTGTCGCCGCCCCGGCCGCCGGCCACCACGACAAAGATCAGGCTTCCCACCATCATCAGGGCCGTCAGCCCCGACACCAGGCGGACGGCCGGCGAGAATCGGGCCGCGGGAGGCGGGGGAGCTGGTCGGCGGGACTTCTTGGCCATGGGGCGGCACCCTAGCGACGACCGGTGGGCATGGACCGTGCCGCGTCGGGCAGTTGCGGACGTCAGTTGAGATGGCGGCGTGGTTGGCAGGGGGTGCTGAAACCGGAGGTCGGGCACCGAAACCTGCGACAGAGCCCCTGACCGGCGCCGGTAGCGTGGTGCCCCGTGGCCCTCCTCGTAAAGAAGTTCGGTGGTACCTCGGTCTCGGATGCTGGGCGTATGCGCGAGGTGGCTGACCACGTGGCCCGCGCTGTGCGGAGTGGCGACCAGGTGGTGCTCGTGGTCTCAGCCATGGGCAAGGAGACCGACGACTTGTTGCGCCTGGCCGGTGAGGTATCGGCCGTTCACCCGGGCCGCGAGATGGACATGCTCGTCACTGCCGGTGAGCGCAAGGCCATGGCCCTGGTGTGCATGGCCCTCCACGACAGTGGGATCGACTCCGAGTCGTTCACCGGCAGCCAGGCAGGGTTCCTGACCGATACCAGCCATCAGAACGCCCGGATCGTGGAGGTCCGTCCCGACCGCGTCCAGGCCTCGCTAGGCGCCGGACGGGTTCCGGTGATCGGCGGGTCACAGGGCGTGTCGACCGACAACGACGTGACCTTCCTGGGACGAGGGGGCTCAGACACCACGGCGGTGGCCCTGGCCCATGCCCTGGGAGCCGACGCCTGTGAGCTCTACACCGATGTAACCGGGGTCTTCACCACTGACCCCCGGGTGGTTCCAACCGCCCGCCGGATGGCGACTGTCTCTTTCGAGGAACTGCTCGAGATGACGGCCACCGGGTGCCCGAAGCCGGCTATGCGGTCGGTGGAATACGCCCGTACCCACGGGGTGCGGCTGCACGTCCGTTCTGCCTTCACTTGGCAGGAAGGGACGTGGGTCGATGAGGAGGAAACCGATATGGAACAGGCCATCGTCTCGGCGGTCACCCACGACACGACCGAGGCCAAGATGACGATCGCCGGCGTGCCCGACCAGCCGGGGGTGGCGGCCACCGTGTTTCGCGCCATGGCCGACCTGGACGTCAACGTGGACATGATCGTGCAGAACGTGTCCGACCACGGGGTAACCGACATCTCGTTCACCGTGCCCCACAAAGACCTAGCCCGGTCCGTGGAGCTGAGCGAGCGGCTGGCGGCCGAGATCGGCGCCACCGGGGTGTCGTCCGACGACTCGATCGCCCGAGTAAGCGTGATCGGTGCCGGCATGCGTACCAACCCGGGCGTGGCGGCCACCATGTTCGAAACGCTCTCGGCGTGCGGTGTGAACATCCAGATGATCTCCACATCGGCCATCCGGGTGAGCTGCATGGTTGACGGGGGCCAGGTGGAGGAAGCGGTTCGTGCTCTCCACGACGTCTTCGGGCTGGCCGAGGCCTGAACCACCCGTGCCGCCCTCCCGCCCGGCTTCGGCCGGCCTAGTGGTCCTGTCTGTCCTGCTTGCCGCCTCCTCGCTGGTGGCCTGTGGTTCCATCGGGGAGTCTGCGGCGCCGCCCACCACCATCTTGGCGGTGGCGACTACGACGGTGAGCCCCGCCGACGCCCGCTCGGACTTCGTTTCCGAGGTTGCCGGCTCGGCACCCATCCTCGAGGGTCTCAGTGACCAGGACCTGGGCTGCGTGGCCGACAGGCTCCTCGAAGACCTGGATCCCGCGGAGGTTGTAACCCTGACCCGCAACGGACCGCGTCCCGACCAGGCGACCCTGACCGTCGATGCCCTGCGGTCCTGTGGTCTGATCCTCGACGTGGTGACCCTGGGATTGCAGCAGGCCATCGACGCCGATCCGGGCGCGCCGCCCGTCGAAGCGACCTGCATCCTTGAAGGCATCGCCGACGAGGACCTCGTGCCCTACCTCGAGGCTCGCTTTGAACACGGCTTCGTGGAACTGGACGACGACGAAGCGGACATCCTGCTGGAGGACACACCGATCATGGCCAACACCATGCGGTGCAGCACGCTGGCCCTCTTCGGCCAGGTCGATGTCGAGGCCCCGCCGGTATGTACTGGCCTGGCCTACCGGATGGGCGACATGATGGCTGAACTCCTGGCGATGGGTGAGACGCCGGCCGATGGTCCAGACCTCTCGATCCTCACCGGGGTATTCGCGGCCACCGACGCCATCTTCGCCTGGCTGGCCGACGAGGTCCCGCCCGAGCTACGTGACGACGCCGTTCTGGTGCGAGACACCACGTCGCGGATCGGTGCCCTAATGGCTGAGGGCTTTGCGAAGGTGGCGGCGGCGGATCCCGGCGACGAGGAGGCGGCGATGACCGCATTCTTGAGCGTCATGGCCCGGGTCTCGGCCGAAATGGAGTCGTCGGCATCCGCGGTGGAAGCGTCGACAGAGCGCCTGCGCGACTACCTGGTGGCTACCTGCGGGGAATCCGTCCTGACCCTCTTCGAGCTGTTGTCCGGGGTGGGGGCCACCACCTAATGAGGGCGTCCCGACGGGGCGCCGTCCTGGCCCCGGTGGCCCTGACGGCCGTCTTGGCCCTGTTGTCCGGGTGCGGACGGGCCGATACGGACGGCCTCGAGGCGGCCACGGTGCCTACCACCACCCCGGTCCCGGCGACGACTGGTTCACCCCCGGCGACGACCAGCCCGGCTACGACAACAACCTCGTCCCCGACAACGTCCACAGTAGGGACCACTTCATGGGTCCCCGAACCGACGTCGACTACGACGGAGGCTCCGGCCCCGACCACCAGCCTGGCTGGGGGCCCTATCCCACAGGCCGGAGTGGGGTTCTGTGCCGAGCTGGCCGGGGCCTCGGCCGAACTGGTGCTTGAGGTGGAGTCGGTGATGGCCGACGGCGAGCTGAACGCCCGTCGCTACCGGGCCCTCCTGTTGGCCACCCGGAACCTGCTGGCCTGGACGAGTAACCGGGTACCAGAAGCCATGGCGTTCGACCTAGCGCTACTTACCCGGGTGTACGCGGAACTGGGCATCGAGTTGGACCGCCTGGACCCCGACGCGGTGACCATGCCGCGCCTCCAGGCCCTCGTCTTTTCCTACGTCTTCGAGTCGCCCGGGGTGGAAGGTCCGGCCCTGGACCTGGCGGCCCGGCGTCTTTCCGCCTTCGTCGAACGGTCCTGCGGGTCTGGCTACCCGCTAATGGAGTCGCTTTCCGACCTCTTCGCAGGGGTGCGGGCGGACTGAGCCCCGGCGGCTGAGATGGTGTGCCCGGCCGGAAACAACGGCTGGCCGGTGGCGGTGCGTCGGTAGCCTTTACCCCATGAATGTCGCGGTCGTCGGCGCCACCGGCCAGGTCGGAGGGGTCATGCGGAGCCTCCTGCTGGAGCGGGACTTCCCGGTTGGAGATATCCGGTTCCTCGCCTCGGCACGCTCCGCGGGTACGACCCTGCAGTGGGGTGATCGAGAGGTGGAGGTAGAGGACACGTCCACCGCGGACTGGTCGGGCATCGACGTCGCTCTGGTGAGTGCCGGGAAGACGGCCTCGCTGGAGCACTCCCCGAAGATGGTGGCCGCTGGGGCCACGGTGATCGACAACTCCTCGGGCTGGCGTATGGACCCCGATGTCCCGCTGGTCGTACCCGAAGTCAACGCGCAGGCCCTAAACGACATCCCGAAGGGCATCGTGGCCAACCCAAACTGCACCACGATGGCCGCCATGCCGGTGCTGGCCCCCCTCCACGCCGAGGCGGGCCTTCGGTCACTGACCGTGGCCACCTACCAGGCCGTATCGGGAGCCGGCCTCGCCGGGGTCGAGGAACTGGCCTCCCAGGTGGCTGCCGTGCTGGACGGGGCCCCGGGCCTGACCCACGACGGTCGGGCGGTCGAGTTCCCGGAACCGTCTTCGTTCGCCCGCAACATCGCCTTCAACGTGCTGGCCCATGCCGGGTCCTTCGTAGACGACGGTCGGGGAGAGACCGACGAGGAGCAGAAGCTCCGCAACGAGAGCCGCAAAATCCTCGGTATCCCCGACCTGGCGGTCTCCGGAACCTGTGTTCGAGTCCCAGTGTTCACCGGCCACTCGCTGTCCGTCCACGCCGAGTTCGACAACCCAATCAGCCCCGATCGGGCCACCGAGTTACTGGCCGCCGCCCCCGGCGTGGCGCTGGCCGACGTCCCGACGCCGCTCGACGCGGCCGGTGTGGACCCGACCATCGTGGGACGGATCCGATCCGACGAGACACGGCCCAACGGCCTAGCCCTCTTCCTGTCCGGGGACAACCTGCGCAAGGGCGCGGCACTCAACACCATCCAGATCGCCGAAGAACTGCTGCGTCGACGGGCCTGAGGCCCGCCAGGCCACCCGGTCCCTACGGCGGATCGGTGACGTACCGGGCCATTGCCTCGTCCAGCGACAGCTCCAGTTGGTTAGCCAAGCTGGCCAGCCAGGCCAGCACATCGCCCAACTCGTGGAGCTGCTCGTCGGCTGTTCCCTTTCGGGCGGCCTGGGCTAACTCCCCGAGTTCCTCGCACAGCCAGGCCACGGTGGCCGGAACCCCGCGGTCACGGTCGACGGGACCGTAGAGCTCCTCCATGAGGGCCTGAACCTCAGCAAGTTCCACGTCGCGGACCGTATCGGCTGGAGAGACGGCGGTTGCCGATCAACCCCTGAGGATCCACGCGTCGCGCGTGTGTTCGGTCCACACTCGATGGGTGCTCACCGACCACGAAGCCACCCATGTCCTGAGAGCCCTGGACGCCCTGGACCAGTTGGAGGAAGCAGCGATGAAGTTGGTCCGGGCTGAGTTGGCCTGCGGCCCAGCGCTAGACGGCCTGATTGCCGATCCGCTGACCGAGGGCACCCGGCTGGACCAGTTGAGCTTGGTCGACACACTGGCTGTCGACCTACTGGCCGCCCTGGGCCGGCACGACACGGTACGGCGCCTAGTCGACGAGGCTCCGGCGGGGTGTGCCCGCGACGCTCTGGTCGACCACCTAGCGGGACGAGGTAGCGCCTGACCGACGGGTCGCCGGCCCCTCTCGGTAGCCCGACGAAGAGCCCTTCAGCCCCCCGGGGGAGGAGCCGGTCGGGCCAGGTCCTCAACGGCCTCGCTTCCGGGGAGCCGTAGCAGCCCTCCGGGGGGGAGCAGGATCTTGCGGTCCCGGGAGCCCCCGCCGACCACCACCCGATCGCGGGCCAGGACCGCTCCATCGACCCAGATGGGCACGGAGGTGGGCAGGCCAAACGGGGTCACCCCACCGATCTGCATGCCAGTCAACTCGGCTGTCTCCTCGGCGCTAGCGAACGAAGCCTTGCGGGATCCCAGGCGTTGGCGGACCATGCCGTTCACGTCGAGGCGGTAGGTGGCCAGCACCAGGCATAGGGCGAACGGCTGCCTCTCATCGGGCCGGGCCTTACCGGCCACCAGGATGGCGTTAGCCGAGTCCTCAAGGGCGATCCCGTAGGCCTCGCAGAAGGCCGCCGTGTCAGCCAGGGCGGGATCGCAGGCCATGACCTCGTGATCCACCCCAAGGGAGGCCAGTTGTTCCAGAACCGGGTCGCCGGTCGGTTCGGACGGCCGGTTCATGACTGCCGCGGAGGGACCAGGCCCGTTTCACGAGCCGGCCCGGTCAGGCCGTAAAAGACGGCCACCACCACGATGGCTCCTCCGATGAAGGTGGGCGTCGGGGGAACCTCCTCGAACCACAACCAGACCCAAAGCGAGGCGGCCACCGTCTCGACGGGGGTGAACAGGCTGACCTCGGCGGCCGGAGCGTGCCGGGTGGCCGTAGACATACACAGGCGGGCCACCGGTCCAAAAAAGCCACCCATGAGCATCGTGGCCAGAAAAGCCCGACGATCCAACAGCGAGACGTCGGCCGGGACCGCGGTGACCAGAGCGATGAATGTGGCGGTCACGGCCACCACGAGGGTTCGAGGCAGCTCGGGGTGGCGGCGCCAGATCACGAGGTTGATCGAGAATCCCCCGATGGCTACGAGGGCCAGCAGATCGCCACCCACCCCGCCCCCGCTCATCGATCCGCCCACGATGACAGCGATGCCGGTCGCCGTCGCCCCGATAGCCCGCCAGGTCCGTCCCGAGGTGCGCTCGCGAAGAGCGAACCGAGCCAGGACGGCGGCGAAGATGGGACAGGCGGCGATGATGGCCACCACGTTGGAAGCCGCGGTGAGGGTCACGGCGGTCAGAAAAGACGTAGTCGAGACAGCACCCAGCAGGCCGGTCATGGCCAACGTGCCCCGCCACCGGGCCACGGTGGCCACCGTGCCCCGACCGAGGGAGCGAAAGGCGAGCGACCATGCCACCGGCGTAGAGAAGAGTCCGACCATGAAGGCGATGGTCCAGCCGTTCACCTCGGAATCGCGCTCAGCGACCCGGACCAACAGCGCATCGCTGGATACCAGGAACATCCCGGTGAAGGCCAACAACAGGCCGAAAGACCGCCCGGACCGCGGAATCCGGTCAACGAGCGCGAGGTTCATCGCCGGACACTAGCTACGGGGGCTGGCAGGATGGCCTGCCGAGGCTCCGACGACCGGAGGGACACGTGCCCCGACCGAACATCTTGCTGGTCACCTTGGACCAGTGGAGAGGCGACTGCCTGGGAGCGGCCGGCCATCCGGTGGTCCGTACACCCCATCTGGACCGGTTGGCCGCCGAGGGGATTCGGTTTACTTCCCACTACGCCCAGGCGGCGCCGTGCGGTCCTAGCCGGGCCAGCCTGCTGACCGGCACCTACCAACATGTGCACCGGTCGGTTCAGAACGGCACTCCGCTGGACGCCCGCTTTACCAATGTGGCCCTCGAGGCCCGAGTTGCTGGATACGACCCGGTGCTGTTCGGCCACACCGATACCACGGTGGACCCGCGCACCGTGCCTGACGACGATCCCCGTCTCGAGGACTACGAGGGCCCGCTGCCCGGATTCCGCGTAGCCCTGGAACTCCCCGAGCATCGGGAAGCTTGGTACCGGTGGCTGGAGGATCGGGGCCATGACATCTCGGACCGCGGGCGGTTCCTGCGACCCCGCGCCGACGTGTCCATCCCCGACGGACGGGGAGCCAGTTGGCCTCCTTCCCCGTTCGCTACAGACGAGACGGAAACGGCGTTTGTGGTGGGCGAGGTGCTCGACGAGCTGGAGCGGTTGTCGGCCGATGGCGAACCCTGGTTTGTCCACGCCTCGATCTACCGTCCCCACCCCCCGTTCGTGGTACCCGAGCCATACAACGACCTGGTGGACCCGGCCGAAGTCCCGGAACCGATCGTCGACGAACCGGGCGACAACCACCCGTTCCTGGCGGCCGCGCGAGCCTGGGTCGCGCCGCCCGCGGATCCGTTGGACCTCCGCCAGGTGCGCGCCACCTACTACGGGATGATGGCCGAGGTGGATGCCCAGATGGGGCGTCTACTCACGGGTCTTGACGACCTAGGGGTGGCCGACCAGACGGTGGTCGTGGTCACGTCAGACCACGGCGAGATGCTGGGAGATCACGGCCTCATGTCCAAGCTGGGGTTCTTTGACCAGTCGTTCCACATCCCGCTGATCATCCGGTATCCGGCTCTTGACGGGCCGGCAGGCGGGGTGGTGGACCGGTTTACGGAGAACGTGGACCTAATGCCCACCCTGCTGGATCTGGCCGGTGCCGAGGTTCCGAGGCAGTGCCAGGGGCGGTCGCTACGTCCCTTTCTGGCCGGCGAGGAGCCCGACCAGTGGCGGTCGGCCGTTCACTGGGAGTACGACTTTCGCCTCTTTGCCGGGGTGGCGGACCTGCCCGGGAACCAGTGCAACCTGGCTGTGCACCGCGACCGGACGGGTAAGTACGTCCACTTCGCCGGCTGGCCGGCGCTGTTCTACGACCTCGTCGACGACCCAGGCGAGCGTCGACCGTTGGCGGCTCACCCCTCGATGGCTGACCATGCGGCGGCCCTCCTGGGTTGGAGAATGGCCACCGACGAACAGGAGTTGTCCGACCACCTCGCCCTGCCGGGTGGGATGGTCGTCTTGGACGCCTGACAGCTGCCTCGGGAGTGGGGGCGACACCGGAGTCCCGAGGTGTCTCTCAGTTAGACCTCTCGTCTGCCGTTGAGAAGGAAATGACGGCGGTACATCACCGCCATGACTGCCACTGCTAGTGGGGCAGCTGTGAATGCGAGGCTGGCGCTCCGGTAGTCGCCGAACACGTCACTACCGAGCGAGAAGGCGAGTGCTCCCATTGAGGAGCCCAGAACACTCAGAAAGCCCAGGAAGCCGGTAATTGACCCAAGGTGTCCGACTCCGAAAAGTGCAGGGAGCAGAGCAGCATTCATGGAGGCCATAGCCCCCATGCTCAGTCCGAGCATCAGGACATAGCCGAGAACCGCCCCGAACGAGATCGCAGAACCCCCGAGGAAGGTCGTCAGGGCTACCAGGACGGCAGAAGTAGCGGGCAGCCAAGGGCGGATCGCGCGGTCTGCAAGCCAGCCGACGCTCAGGCCCCCCACTATCGATCCCACGGCCGTAGGTAGGAACATGGCGGCGGCCTCGGAGTTCGAGTAACCGATCTCGCCTAGGAGATTGCTCTGGTGGAATATCAGGCCGGTCCCAAGAAGCGAACCACTAACCGTCACCGCTGCCAGTGTCCAAAACGACCCCGTTCGCACCGCCACAGCCCGGACCACCGATGTAACACCACGATCCAAGAGGATTGGAGTGTCGGAGTTACCGCCGTCAGGCACCTGACCGAGATTGGCGGGTCGGTCCACAAAGCCGAATAGACCGATCGGGACCACTGTTAGGAAGATCGCCGCCGCGGCTACCAACCAGGCTTGCCGCCAACCCCAAGTTTCGATGGTGAGGGCCAGAAGAACTGGAACGACGCTCATTCCGCTAAAGGTCACCGTTGTCTTCACACCCATGGCGAATCCGCGACGTTGGTTGAACCAGTGCGCCACAGCCACGTTTGAAGTCAGGCTAAGAGCGCCCTGACCTAGGAAGCGGATCCCTAGGAAACCGACTGTCAGCCAGACAACGCCGTGGATCATCGACATGTGGGCGAGGGCGCCAGCGAAGATCACACCGAGTATCACTGTGGCCCGCCGAACACCGACGCTATCGACCCAAGTCCCGAGTCTCGGCTGGAGGCCAGAAGCCACCAATGTGCCGACTAGGTATGCGCTGGCGATGGCCGAATCGGAAAGATCAAGGCCCGACGAAAGGTGTTCACGAAAAACCGAGACGCCCATCGACTGACCGGGTCCTGTGAGGATGCCGACAAGGGAAGCCAGCCCGACCATGTGCCAGCCATAGAAGCCAGCAGGCGAGCGGGCGCCCCTACGGGCTGGACCTTCTCGAAGCATCAGGGAACGCTAGTGCTCAAGGAATTATCTAACTGGTCCAAGGAGAGCAAGTCGTAAGTGCGCTACGGGGCACGCAACATCTGCCACACGCGGCCCAGTGGCCTAGGTGTCTCTGCACCAAGGGGATCGTTCCTCGCCTACCACGCTCCTCATGAAGACATGACAGACTCCAACCGCGATGAGGGAGCATCCCGAAAACCCGATCTTCGGACCTGAGGACCCGCGCCTGGATCCTCCTAATCCTCCAGAGATCCAGCCGGCGCGCTCGATCGCCAAGGCGATCTCCTGGCGGGTGGTGGGGACACTCGACACCCTGATCCTGTCCTTCGTCATCCTGAGCTTTCTCGGTCCATTCTTCGGTCTTGAGGAAGCAAGCAGCGCCGACAAGATAAGAACTGCGGCCTTCATTGCGTTAACCGAAGTCGCAACCAAGATGGCGCTCTACTACCTGCATGAGCGGCTCTGGTCCCGGCTGCAATGGAACCGCACCCTGGACGAGGAAGGCCACTACCGGGACGGTCGGTGGCGTTCGGCCACCAAGACAGCGACGTGGCGGGTGTTAGCAAGTGCGGACACCATGTTGCTGGGGTTCATCTTCACCGGCAATCTGGCGACAGCCATCTCGATCGGCGGGTTCGAGATCATCACAAAGTTGGTGCTCTATTTCTTCCACGAGCGGTACTGGGCTCGGATCCGCTGGGGGATCATCCCGGGGACTGTGTGAGGTTCGAGCCGGATCACAAGTTGTCCAAATACAGGCCCAAAACCGACGGCCTCAGTCGGTTTCAGAAACGCCGCCGCGGCCGTGCTTCCAGTAGCCCCGGACAACAGCGTGGGAGCGGGAAAGACCCCGCTCGTCGAAGAGATGACGGCGAATGCGCTGGACGGCGGCCGCCTCGCCGGCAGCCCATACCCGTGCGTCAGGAGCTATCTGTGCGCTGGTGACAGCGGCGAAGAGAGAATCGCCAGGGGTTGAGCCAGCCTTAAGTTGACACCACTGAATGGTCGCACCTGGGTGAGCGGGCAACTCGAGGCGTCCGTCAGGATGCCGGACCTCGATGAGTACCTCCACCTCGGCCTCCGGAGGCAGCGCTCGAAGAAGCATGGAGATGGCAGGAAGTGCCGACTCGTCACCTGCGAGCAGGAACGAGCGAACTGCCGGATCAATCTCGTATCCGCGCCCTGTGCCAGAGACGGCAACACGATCCCCTGCCTTGGCCGTATCTACCCACGCGGAAAGAATCCCGTTTCCGTGTCGGACAACCTCGATATCGAGTTCGAGCGGACCGGGCCTGAACGAGAGCGGGGTGAGTGTTCGGATAGTCGGCCGGCTGCCGTCCGCGAACAGG is a window from the Acidimicrobiales bacterium genome containing:
- a CDS encoding acyl-CoA carboxylase subunit beta, with the translated sequence MADHPMTERLDELQKRKEAALHAGPERAVQRQHDKGKMLARERIDYFLDPGSFHELDMLARHRAHESGIEERPYTDGVITGWGTVDGRKVFLFAQDFTVFGGALGEVFAEKIHKVMDLALSVGAPMIGLNDGAGARIQEGVVSLDGYGGIFWRNVQSSGVIPQVSVILGPCAGGAVYSPAMTDFIFMVREKSHMFITGPDVVRTVTGEEVSLEELGGAGSHSTKSGVATFVGEDEHEVLDEVKALLAQLPSNNLEQAPVVPTDDPPDRACPELNDLMPDSANLPYDMRTVIETVLDDGGFLEYHAAWAGNIVCGFGHLNGRSVGVVGNQPMHFAGVLDIEASEKAARFVRTCDAFNVPLITFVDVPGFLPGVGQEYGGIIRHGAKLLYAYCEATVPRIQVITRKAYGGAYVVMDSKSVGSDLSLAWPSAELAVMGPQGAVEIVYRRELQDADDPATRRAELVDEYTERFANPYVAAERGYVDDVIDPADTRAKLVAGLEMLVSKQDETPRRKHGNVPL
- a CDS encoding pyrophosphohydrolase, with translation MELAEVQALMEELYGPVDRDRGVPATVAWLCEELGELAQAARKGTADEQLHELGDVLAWLASLANQLELSLDEAMARYVTDPP
- a CDS encoding aspartate kinase; its protein translation is MALLVKKFGGTSVSDAGRMREVADHVARAVRSGDQVVLVVSAMGKETDDLLRLAGEVSAVHPGREMDMLVTAGERKAMALVCMALHDSGIDSESFTGSQAGFLTDTSHQNARIVEVRPDRVQASLGAGRVPVIGGSQGVSTDNDVTFLGRGGSDTTAVALAHALGADACELYTDVTGVFTTDPRVVPTARRMATVSFEELLEMTATGCPKPAMRSVEYARTHGVRLHVRSAFTWQEGTWVDEEETDMEQAIVSAVTHDTTEAKMTIAGVPDQPGVAATVFRAMADLDVNVDMIVQNVSDHGVTDISFTVPHKDLARSVELSERLAAEIGATGVSSDDSIARVSVIGAGMRTNPGVAATMFETLSACGVNIQMISTSAIRVSCMVDGGQVEEAVRALHDVFGLAEA
- a CDS encoding aspartate-semialdehyde dehydrogenase: MNVAVVGATGQVGGVMRSLLLERDFPVGDIRFLASARSAGTTLQWGDREVEVEDTSTADWSGIDVALVSAGKTASLEHSPKMVAAGATVIDNSSGWRMDPDVPLVVPEVNAQALNDIPKGIVANPNCTTMAAMPVLAPLHAEAGLRSLTVATYQAVSGAGLAGVEELASQVAAVLDGAPGLTHDGRAVEFPEPSSFARNIAFNVLAHAGSFVDDGRGETDEEQKLRNESRKILGIPDLAVSGTCVRVPVFTGHSLSVHAEFDNPISPDRATELLAAAPGVALADVPTPLDAAGVDPTIVGRIRSDETRPNGLALFLSGDNLRKGAALNTIQIAEELLRRRA
- a CDS encoding peptidylprolyl isomerase, with protein sequence MAKKSRRPAPPPPAARFSPAVRLVSGLTALMMVGSLIFVVVAGGRGGDNTPAPVTVPAPKDCPAVDKSDGPRLSFSSRPTWCLDDGTTYTAVFDTTEGEIRVVLDRERTPETVNNFVVLTRYGYYDDTLLFRFDPSIAIIQGGAPKTNDWSDPGPGYTIPDEGGQFLPLSNGGLIGPFTYQPGDLVMARSAGPNSSGAQFFFATGPEVGLLDAQGTYIVFGHADLAGQAVLEALMGLYRVDETSPYGGGPSRDVVVRSVTIEVG
- the aat gene encoding leucyl/phenylalanyl-tRNA--protein transferase → MDASGPVEPPASTWAFPPADTADDHGVVGVGADVDPGTLLAAYRRGLFPMPVEAGGPMAWWSPDPRGVLRPADLRISRSLRRSKNRYEVRIDTAFAEVMVACADPARDHGWIDERITDAYATLHRLGWAHSVECWDGDGLAGGLYGVAIGGLFAGESMFHRRSDASKVALAGLVDLMGNGSDRLVDVQWCTPHLARLGAVEIDREAYLDGLPDLVLADGPDWPA